One part of the Lotus japonicus ecotype B-129 chromosome 2, LjGifu_v1.2 genome encodes these proteins:
- the LOC130738069 gene encoding uncharacterized protein LOC130738069 has product MIIAHEARLDRARSRQVTANPPSALLTQASLPPATQPPSSAPSPVPSEANYASSSVDSSYEERSFDERGDERSGFSDSRGRGGYNGRGGGNNSRGGYNGRGGGRGNNRSVQCQICKKYGHDASICYHRASSTPSIGMSGMNSGYGMQFPNFPMVPMPQFGFSPYCGSPQFGNPTQFGQQQYSGPGSSFPGFPFGPQQFGFHPFAGTPWNNSSSSQFTSVGHRPGNYNARPPQAMITGSSQAGGSSASANLSTWFPDSGATHHVTNDASVVSDSVSLAGHL; this is encoded by the exons ATCTCGTCAGGTTACTGCGAATCCTCCATCGGCGCTGCTGACGCAGGCTTCGCTGCCGCCAGCGACGCAACCTCCATCGTCGGCGCCGTCGCCGGTGCCTTCTGAGGCAAATTATGCTTCCAGTTCCGTCGATTCTTCCTATGAGGAGCGCTCCTTTGATGAGCGCGGTGATGAGCGCAGTGGTTTCTCTGATTCGCGTGGTCGTGGTGGTTATAATGGACGTGGCGGAGGCAACAACTCTCGCGGTGGCTACAATGGACGTGGCGGAGGCAGAGGCAACAATCGCAGTGTGCAATGTCAGATCTGCAAGAAGTATGGTCATGATGCCAGTATCTGCTATCATCGTGCATCTTCCACTCCTTCTATTGGCATGTCTGGCATGAACTCAGGCTATGGAATGCAATTTCCTAATTTCCCTATGGTTCCTATGCCTCAGTTTGGTTTCTCTCCTTACTGTGGTTCTCCTCAGTTTGGAAATCCAACTCAGTTTGGACAACAACAATACTCTGGACCTGGTTCCTCTTTTCCAGGATTTCCTTTTGGTCCTCAGCAGTTTGGTTTTCATCCTTTTGCTGGTACACCTTGGAATAATTCATCCTCTTCTCAGTTCACAAGTGTAGGGCACAGACCTGGAAATTACAATGCAAGACCACCTCAAGCTATGATCACAGGTTCATCACAAGCAGGAGGCTCTTCTGCCTCAGCAaatctgagcacttggttccctgattctggtgcaactcaccATGTGACTAATGATGCATCAGTTGTCTCAGATAGTGTTTCTCTTGCTG GTCACCTCTAG